A part of Desulfotomaculum nigrificans DSM 574 genomic DNA contains:
- the cas2 gene encoding CRISPR-associated endonuclease Cas2 gives MKTFVIYDIEEDRIRNKILETCRDYGLEHVQYSTFFGELNHNRREELKLRLKKTLGRKNGKILVFPICDKDLKLLENICNFPELPPDA, from the coding sequence GTGAAAACCTTTGTTATCTACGATATAGAAGAAGACCGCATTCGTAATAAAATTTTAGAGACCTGCCGGGATTATGGACTGGAGCATGTCCAATACAGCACTTTTTTCGGGGAACTGAACCACAACCGCCGGGAAGAATTGAAGTTGCGATTAAAGAAGACTCTGGGCCGGAAAAACGGTAAGATTCTGGTTTTCCCAATATGCGATAAAGATTTAAAGTTGCTGGAGAATATCTGCAACTTTCCGGAGTTGCCGCCGGATGCTTAA
- the cas1 gene encoding CRISPR-associated endonuclease Cas1 has protein sequence MSSLEHPSEVFVSNYGSFLGKKSERLVLKENGQTVLEVPFYELQNIIIETSGASISTDCIKECMQRGIPISFLSSTGKPYATIVSPHLTGTVVTRRAQYEAFKDKRGVQMVKLFVEGKLKNQVNTLKYFAKYRKSADKELFNNVQSVIDKIETTAQELKEITGNCINDVRGQIMSAEGRAGNLYWQGIKLLTAGKIDFPGREHAGAADPMNSLLNYGYGILYGKVEKCLILAGLDPYAGFLHVDRSGKESLVYDFVEEFRQPVVDRVVVAMINKGIPIEMEDGQLSQKTRRDLAERIKERLDTAERFQGKKYRLQTIIQMQARRIATHLRGEARYKPYVSGW, from the coding sequence ATGTCATCTTTGGAACACCCAAGCGAAGTCTTTGTCTCAAATTACGGTTCATTCCTGGGAAAAAAATCAGAACGGTTGGTTCTAAAAGAAAACGGCCAAACCGTGCTGGAAGTGCCCTTTTACGAATTGCAAAATATTATCATCGAAACATCCGGTGCCAGTATTTCCACCGATTGCATTAAAGAGTGTATGCAAAGGGGCATCCCCATCAGCTTTCTGTCATCCACCGGTAAACCATATGCCACCATCGTATCGCCTCATTTAACCGGTACGGTTGTAACCCGGCGTGCCCAGTATGAGGCCTTTAAAGATAAACGAGGTGTGCAGATGGTCAAGCTCTTTGTGGAAGGCAAGCTGAAAAACCAGGTCAATACCCTAAAATATTTTGCCAAATACCGCAAAAGTGCAGACAAGGAATTGTTTAATAATGTCCAATCAGTAATAGATAAGATAGAAACCACCGCCCAGGAGCTAAAAGAGATAACCGGGAACTGTATCAATGACGTGCGCGGGCAAATTATGTCTGCAGAGGGGCGAGCGGGTAACCTGTACTGGCAAGGTATCAAACTTCTTACTGCGGGCAAAATTGACTTTCCCGGCCGAGAGCATGCCGGAGCCGCCGACCCGATGAACTCTCTGCTTAATTATGGTTACGGCATACTATACGGGAAGGTAGAAAAGTGTTTAATATTGGCCGGGTTAGATCCTTATGCCGGTTTTCTCCACGTGGATCGGTCAGGTAAGGAATCTCTGGTATACGATTTTGTAGAGGAGTTTCGTCAGCCGGTGGTGGACAGGGTAGTGGTGGCAATGATTAACAAAGGTATCCCTATTGAAATGGAAGATGGTCAACTGTCTCAAAAAACCCGGCGAGATTTAGCTGAGCGAATCAAAGAAAGATTAGATACTGCGGAAAGGTTCCAGGGCAAAAAGTATCGACTACAAACAATTATCCAGATGCAGGCCCGCAGGATTGCCACACATCTTAGAGGGGAAGCCAGGTACAAACCCTATGTCAGCGGGTGGTAG
- the cas4 gene encoding CRISPR-associated protein Cas4 has protein sequence MLKLRVTDIKQYVFCPRIIYFTYVCPVDKKATRKMEYGKEAHVELDQLEKRRKFKRYNLSAAERKFHTQLFSERLGLEGKLDMHLVADGEIFPVEFKYTLRGPSLNHKYQLVAYAMLLEDIYNKPVRYGFLQLYPKGEVIPVEITPNARMFVKEIMQKIRAMVRNQIFPPTTLRKSRCIDCEYRNFCNDVR, from the coding sequence ATGCTTAAGCTGCGGGTTACGGACATCAAACAATACGTTTTTTGCCCGAGAATTATATATTTTACCTATGTTTGTCCGGTGGACAAGAAGGCCACCCGGAAAATGGAATATGGCAAAGAGGCTCATGTGGAATTAGATCAACTGGAGAAAAGGCGTAAATTTAAACGTTACAACTTAAGTGCCGCCGAAAGGAAATTCCATACCCAGCTATTTTCCGAAAGACTTGGTTTGGAAGGAAAACTGGATATGCACCTGGTGGCAGACGGCGAAATATTCCCGGTGGAATTTAAATATACCTTGAGAGGGCCTTCTCTTAACCATAAATACCAGTTAGTTGCCTATGCCATGTTGCTGGAAGATATTTACAATAAGCCGGTAAGATACGGGTTTTTGCAGTTATATCCCAAGGGAGAAGTAATCCCAGTTGAGATCACCCCCAATGCCCGTATGTTTGTCAAAGAGATCATGCAAAAAATAAGGGCGATGGTTCGGAACCAAATTTTCCCCCCGACAACACTACGAAAATCTCGCTGTATTGACTGCGAGTATCGTAACTTCTGTAATGATGTGAGGTAA